A window of the Streptomyces sp. HUAS 15-9 genome harbors these coding sequences:
- a CDS encoding DEAD/DEAH box helicase, giving the protein MPGIQLREHQVDAVTRVRAWAGFPTRSAVGEEGRRATLVSATGSGKTITSAAAALDSFRGGRILVMVPTLDLLVQTAQAWRQVGHHGPMVAVCSLEGDTVLDALEVPTTTNAIQLALWAGSGPVVVLATYASLVDREDPDDPMSRAIVPGPLETALAGGPRLYGQTMQPFDLAVVDEAHGTAGALGKAWAAIHDQTRIPASFRLYLTATPRILASPLPVHGPDGRELEIASMTSDPDGPYGEWIYELGLAEAIERGILAPFEIDVLEIHDPEPETGASEQEVRGRRLALLQTALLEHAAHHNLHTVMTFHHRVEEAAAFADSLPKTAAELYATEVPEQSLADAEQLPASVIDARLYELEPGRHVPPERVWSAWLCGDHLVAERRETIHQFANGIDSAGHRVHRAFLASVRVLGEGVDIVGERGVEAICFADTRGSQVEIVQNIGRALRPNPDGTTKTARILVPVFPQPGENPTDMVASASYAPLVAVLQGLRSHSEHLIEDLASPATTSGQRKVHVQRDADGRIIAALTGTEGEGPAHEASGGTHSALLHFSSPRNAATIAAFLRNRVYRPDSRVWLEGYQALRKWRAEHGITGLHAVPYDTQVGPVGVTASYPLGRWIHQQRKARRNGDLASHRIQQLDDEGMVWEPGDQAWENRLAVLRSYHRAHGHLAPRQDAQWEGPDPDGPDGTNVPIGQLMANLRRPHGLGKNPERAQNRATQLTAIDTDWNCPWPLDWQRHYRILAQLAADEPDHRLPDINPGVTFQGDDLGAWVLRQTRSWSELTDEQQKRLTRLGLTPAHRPTPALTATGGEKASGKPSAAFQKGLAALAQYIAREGHHRVPRAHTETITVEGPRHGESTSVSVRLGVFISNTRTRRDKLTEPQRAALTELGVEWA; this is encoded by the coding sequence ATGCCGGGGATTCAGCTGCGGGAGCACCAGGTGGACGCGGTCACGCGGGTCCGTGCCTGGGCGGGCTTTCCCACGCGATCAGCCGTCGGTGAGGAGGGACGGCGGGCCACGCTGGTGTCCGCGACCGGGTCGGGAAAGACGATCACCTCTGCCGCGGCCGCGCTCGACAGTTTTCGGGGCGGGCGGATCCTCGTGATGGTGCCCACCCTCGACCTGCTGGTGCAGACCGCCCAGGCCTGGCGGCAGGTCGGCCACCACGGGCCCATGGTCGCGGTGTGCTCCCTGGAGGGCGACACCGTCCTGGACGCGCTCGAGGTGCCCACGACCACCAATGCGATCCAGCTCGCACTGTGGGCCGGATCCGGACCGGTGGTGGTCCTGGCGACGTACGCCTCCCTCGTCGACCGGGAAGACCCCGACGACCCCATGAGCCGGGCGATCGTGCCAGGGCCGCTGGAGACGGCTCTGGCGGGCGGGCCGCGGCTGTACGGGCAGACGATGCAGCCCTTCGACCTGGCCGTCGTCGATGAGGCCCACGGCACCGCCGGCGCCCTGGGCAAGGCCTGGGCCGCCATCCACGACCAGACCCGCATCCCCGCCAGCTTCCGGCTCTACCTGACTGCCACCCCCCGCATCCTCGCCTCCCCCCTGCCCGTACACGGCCCGGACGGACGCGAGCTCGAGATCGCCTCCATGACCTCCGACCCCGACGGCCCCTACGGCGAATGGATCTACGAACTCGGGCTCGCCGAAGCCATTGAACGCGGCATCCTCGCCCCCTTCGAGATCGACGTTCTGGAGATCCACGACCCCGAGCCGGAGACCGGGGCCTCGGAGCAGGAGGTGCGCGGCCGACGCCTGGCCCTACTGCAGACCGCGCTCCTCGAACACGCCGCCCACCACAACCTGCACACCGTCATGACCTTCCACCACCGAGTGGAAGAAGCCGCCGCGTTCGCGGACAGCCTGCCCAAGACGGCCGCCGAGCTGTATGCCACCGAGGTACCCGAGCAGTCCCTCGCCGACGCGGAGCAGCTGCCGGCGTCGGTGATCGACGCCCGGCTCTACGAGCTCGAGCCCGGCCGGCATGTGCCGCCGGAGCGAGTGTGGTCGGCATGGCTGTGCGGCGACCACCTCGTCGCCGAACGCCGCGAAACCATCCACCAGTTCGCCAACGGCATCGACAGTGCGGGGCACCGGGTGCACCGGGCGTTCCTCGCCTCCGTCCGGGTTCTCGGCGAAGGCGTCGACATCGTCGGCGAACGCGGCGTGGAAGCCATCTGCTTCGCCGACACCCGCGGCTCCCAAGTCGAGATCGTCCAGAACATCGGCAGAGCGCTCAGGCCGAACCCGGACGGGACGACAAAGACCGCACGGATCCTCGTACCCGTCTTCCCCCAGCCCGGCGAAAACCCCACCGACATGGTCGCCAGCGCCAGTTATGCCCCGCTCGTCGCCGTCCTGCAAGGACTGCGCTCCCACTCCGAACACCTCATCGAAGACCTCGCCTCCCCCGCCACCACCAGCGGACAGCGCAAAGTCCATGTCCAACGCGACGCCGACGGCCGCATCATCGCCGCCCTCACCGGCACGGAAGGTGAAGGCCCGGCCCATGAGGCCAGCGGCGGTACGCACTCGGCGCTGCTCCACTTCTCCAGCCCCCGCAACGCGGCGACCATCGCCGCGTTCCTGCGCAACCGCGTCTACCGGCCCGACTCACGGGTCTGGCTCGAGGGCTACCAAGCCCTTCGCAAGTGGCGCGCCGAGCACGGCATCACCGGCCTGCACGCCGTCCCCTACGACACCCAGGTCGGCCCCGTCGGCGTGACCGCTTCGTACCCCCTCGGGCGATGGATTCACCAACAGAGGAAAGCCCGCCGGAACGGAGACCTCGCCTCACACCGCATCCAGCAACTCGACGACGAAGGCATGGTCTGGGAACCCGGCGACCAAGCATGGGAGAACCGGCTCGCCGTCCTGCGGTCCTACCACCGCGCCCACGGACACCTCGCACCCCGCCAAGACGCCCAGTGGGAAGGCCCCGACCCCGACGGCCCGGACGGCACCAACGTCCCCATCGGCCAGCTCATGGCCAACCTCCGCCGACCCCACGGCCTCGGCAAAAACCCCGAACGCGCCCAGAACCGGGCCACACAGCTCACCGCCATCGACACCGACTGGAACTGCCCCTGGCCACTCGACTGGCAACGCCACTACCGCATCCTCGCCCAGCTCGCCGCCGACGAACCCGACCACCGGCTCCCCGACATCAACCCCGGCGTGACGTTTCAGGGTGACGACTTGGGCGCATGGGTCCTACGGCAGACCCGAAGCTGGAGCGAACTCACCGACGAGCAGCAGAAACGACTGACCAGGCTCGGCCTGACACCCGCCCACCGGCCCACCCCGGCCCTGACGGCCACGGGCGGCGAGAAGGCGTCCGGAAAACCGTCAGCAGCCTTCCAGAAAGGCCTCGCTGCCCTCGCCCAATACATCGCCCGCGAAGGCCACCACCGCGTACCCAGGGCCCACACAGAGACCATCACCGTGGAAGGTCCCCGCCACGGAGAAAGCACGTCGGTATCCGTACGACTGGGCGTATTCATCAGCAACACCCGCACCCGCCGCGACAAACTCACCGAACCCCAACGGGCCGCACTCACCGAACTCGGAGTTGAGTGGGCATAA